One region of Hoeflea sp. 108 genomic DNA includes:
- a CDS encoding aldehyde dehydrogenase family protein: MTVLMRPKPLDGFKVREFKMLIDGKWTAGTEAKTIERASPGHGTVVSRYQAATAVDANRAIASARKAFDDGHWPRMTGAERSRILLRAADIIDERADELAFLDCIESGKPISQAKGELSGASDIWRYAAALARDLHGESYNTLGDGTLGVVLREAIGVVSIITPWNFPFLIVSQKLPFALAAGCTAVVKPSELTSGSTLVLGEILETAGVPAGVVNIIVGTGPEAGAPLTSHPDIDMVSFTGSTGIGRLTMANAAQTLKKVSLELGGKNPQIVFPDANLDDFIDAAVFGAYFNAGECCNAGSRLIVHRDIADEVTGRIAALSAKVKVGDPLDPATQVGAIITPQHLAKIVTYVKGASDNGADVAIGGSAADLGLGQFMEPTILSSVAPDMAVAREEVFGPVLSVLAFETADEAIRIANAIDYGLSAGVWSRDFDTCLTVGRKVRAGTIWMNTFMDGASELPFGGYRQSGIGRELGRHAVEDYTETKTLNMHIGARTGHWMPKEARG, translated from the coding sequence CAGGCCGCGACCGCTGTCGACGCGAACCGGGCGATTGCCTCGGCCCGCAAGGCGTTCGACGACGGCCACTGGCCGCGCATGACCGGCGCCGAGCGCTCGCGCATCCTGCTGCGCGCCGCCGACATCATCGACGAGCGTGCCGACGAGCTCGCTTTCCTCGACTGTATCGAGTCAGGCAAGCCGATCTCGCAGGCCAAGGGCGAACTCAGCGGCGCTTCGGACATCTGGCGCTATGCTGCGGCACTTGCCCGCGACCTGCATGGCGAGAGCTACAACACGCTGGGCGACGGTACGCTGGGCGTGGTGCTACGCGAGGCGATCGGCGTGGTGTCGATCATCACGCCATGGAATTTCCCGTTCCTGATCGTCAGCCAGAAACTGCCCTTTGCGCTGGCTGCCGGCTGCACGGCAGTGGTCAAGCCGTCGGAACTGACGTCAGGTTCGACGCTGGTGCTGGGCGAAATCCTGGAGACGGCAGGCGTTCCCGCGGGCGTGGTCAACATCATCGTCGGCACCGGCCCCGAGGCGGGCGCGCCGCTGACCAGCCATCCTGACATCGACATGGTGTCGTTCACCGGGTCGACCGGCATCGGCCGGCTGACCATGGCCAACGCTGCGCAGACGCTGAAGAAGGTCTCGCTGGAGCTTGGTGGCAAGAACCCGCAGATCGTGTTTCCCGACGCCAATCTCGACGATTTCATCGATGCGGCCGTCTTTGGCGCCTACTTCAATGCCGGCGAGTGCTGCAATGCCGGCTCGCGCCTGATCGTGCATCGCGACATCGCCGACGAGGTGACCGGCCGGATTGCTGCGCTGTCGGCCAAGGTCAAGGTCGGCGATCCGCTCGATCCTGCGACGCAGGTTGGTGCTATCATCACCCCGCAGCATCTTGCGAAGATCGTTACTTACGTGAAAGGTGCGAGCGACAATGGCGCTGACGTCGCCATCGGCGGGTCTGCCGCCGATCTCGGCCTTGGCCAGTTCATGGAGCCGACGATCCTGTCGTCGGTCGCCCCCGACATGGCGGTGGCGAGGGAGGAGGTGTTCGGACCGGTGCTTTCGGTGCTTGCCTTCGAGACTGCCGACGAGGCGATCCGCATCGCCAACGCGATCGACTATGGCCTGTCGGCCGGCGTGTGGAGCCGCGACTTCGACACCTGCCTTACCGTCGGCCGCAAGGTCCGCGCGGGCACCATCTGGATGAATACCTTCATGGACGGCGCTTCGGAACTGCCCTTCGGCGGCTATCGCCAGTCGGGCATCGGGCGCGAACTCGGACGCCATGCGGTGGAGGACTACACCGAGACCAAGACGCTCAACATGCATATCGGAGCGCGGACGGGCCACTGGATGCCGAAGGAGGCACGGGGCTGA
- a CDS encoding ABC transporter substrate-binding protein: MRKFLMSTAAIATLFVAPMPLAHAAESVEVLHWWTSGGEAAALDVLKKNLESQGVTWKDMPVAGGGGEAAMTALRARVTAGDPPTAVQALGFDITDWAKQGVVGDLGEVADKEGWDKVVPVALQNFAKHDGKWIAAPVNVHSTNWVWINKKALDAAGGKAPETWDELVAVLDKMKANGITPLGHGGQAWQDATIFDAVVLSLGTDFYKSSMIDLDPAALGSDKMVEAFDRMAKLKSYVDKDFSGRDWNLASAMVIEGKAGMQMMGDWAKGEFLKAGQKPGTDFVCIRFPGTQGAVTFNSDMFMMFKVGDDKKAAQMKMAADIEDPAFQSSFNVVKGSVPARTDVPDTAFDDCGKKGIKDLAEANTSGKLFGSMAHGYAAPAAVKNALYDVVTRHFNGELDSKAAAAALVEAVAAAKG; encoded by the coding sequence ATGCGTAAGTTTTTGATGAGTACGGCAGCGATCGCGACACTGTTCGTGGCGCCGATGCCGCTGGCACACGCTGCCGAGAGCGTCGAGGTGCTTCATTGGTGGACGTCGGGCGGCGAGGCTGCCGCTCTCGACGTTCTCAAGAAGAACCTCGAGAGCCAGGGCGTTACCTGGAAAGACATGCCGGTGGCCGGCGGTGGCGGTGAAGCCGCGATGACGGCGCTGCGCGCCCGCGTTACCGCAGGCGATCCGCCCACGGCCGTGCAGGCGCTTGGCTTCGACATCACTGACTGGGCCAAGCAGGGCGTTGTGGGCGATCTCGGCGAAGTGGCCGACAAGGAAGGCTGGGACAAGGTCGTTCCGGTGGCCCTGCAGAACTTCGCCAAGCATGACGGAAAGTGGATCGCCGCTCCTGTGAACGTGCACTCGACCAACTGGGTGTGGATCAACAAGAAGGCGCTCGACGCTGCCGGCGGCAAGGCTCCCGAGACCTGGGACGAACTCGTCGCCGTGCTCGACAAGATGAAGGCCAACGGCATCACCCCGCTCGGCCATGGCGGCCAGGCCTGGCAGGATGCCACCATCTTCGACGCCGTCGTGCTGTCGCTCGGCACCGATTTCTACAAGTCGTCCATGATCGACCTCGACCCGGCAGCGTTGGGTTCGGACAAGATGGTCGAAGCCTTCGACCGCATGGCCAAGCTGAAGAGCTATGTCGACAAGGACTTCTCGGGCCGCGACTGGAACCTGGCCTCTGCCATGGTCATCGAAGGCAAGGCCGGCATGCAGATGATGGGTGACTGGGCCAAGGGCGAGTTCCTGAAGGCCGGCCAGAAGCCGGGCACCGACTTCGTCTGCATCCGCTTCCCCGGCACGCAGGGGGCGGTCACCTTCAACTCGGACATGTTCATGATGTTCAAGGTCGGCGACGACAAGAAGGCGGCGCAGATGAAGATGGCCGCGGACATCGAGGATCCAGCCTTCCAGTCGTCGTTCAACGTGGTCAAGGGGTCGGTGCCGGCGCGCACCGATGTGCCTGACACCGCCTTCGACGATTGCGGCAAGAAGGGCATCAAGGACCTGGCCGAAGCCAACACCAGCGGCAAGCTGTTCGGCTCGATGGCGCATGGCTATGCGGCTCCGGCCGCGGTCAAGAACGCGCTTTATGACGTCGTGACCCGCCACTTCAACGGCGAGCTCGACTCGAAGGCAGCCGCTGCCGCGCTGGTCGAGGCGGTCGCAGCCGCCAAGGGCTGA